In one Marinitoga sp. 1197 genomic region, the following are encoded:
- a CDS encoding endonuclease III domain-containing protein — protein sequence MYIDLINIYNKLSEIYIIPDGWWPGENKFEIMIGALLTQNTNWNNVEKSLKNIKSQNLLSPEKLYYLNIEKLEELIKPSGFYKVKAKYLKNLLEWFKIYNFSFELLSKKNVKILRKELLSIKGIGNETADSILLYSLDKLSFVIDAYTIRMFSRFGIEIKKNYIVYKNFFEKNLPEDLIIYKNFHGLIVEHSKNICKKKPLCDMCVFRLKCKKIHNNKNNIDFM from the coding sequence ATGTATATTGATTTAATAAATATATATAATAAACTATCAGAAATATATATTATACCAGATGGTTGGTGGCCAGGAGAGAATAAATTTGAAATTATGATTGGAGCGCTATTAACACAAAATACAAACTGGAATAATGTAGAAAAATCATTAAAAAATATTAAATCACAAAATTTATTATCACCAGAAAAACTATATTACTTAAATATTGAAAAATTAGAAGAATTAATAAAGCCATCTGGCTTTTACAAAGTTAAGGCAAAATATCTAAAAAACCTATTAGAATGGTTCAAAATTTATAATTTTTCATTTGAATTGTTGAGTAAAAAAAATGTGAAAATATTAAGAAAAGAGCTTCTTTCTATTAAAGGTATAGGAAATGAAACTGCTGATTCCATTTTACTATACTCTTTAGACAAATTGAGTTTCGTGATTGATGCATATACTATAAGAATGTTTTCGAGATTTGGTATTGAAATAAAGAAAAATTATATTGTATACAAAAATTTTTTTGAGAAAAATTTACCTGAAGATTTGATAATATACAAAAATTTTCACGGTTTAATAGTTGAACATTCTAAAAATATATGCAAAAAAAAGCCCTTGTGTGATATGTGTGTCTTTAGATTAAAATGTAAAAAAATTCATAACAATAAAAATAATATTGATTTTATGTAA
- a CDS encoding MBL fold metallo-hydrolase, whose translation MKITGIVDNFKIHPLLKRDWGLSIFIENNDKTLLFDTGNDYRILEHNIKHLGLENKFKKINYLFLSHYHNDHTGGLEYILSNSIIDKVFIPAKFPDNLIKKIKEKSEIVICNTITKIDENIYSTGTFDADIPEHSIVLKTKKGIIVIAGCAHPKIENILTFSKEHFDEKLHAVIGGFHFYKLYEEKLFIRLDRIKKTGVEFLLPSHCTGIEAINVMNVEFKGRIIKFGAGTTLEI comes from the coding sequence GTGAAAATAACAGGTATTGTTGACAATTTTAAAATTCATCCTTTATTAAAACGTGATTGGGGACTTTCAATATTTATTGAAAATAACGATAAAACACTGCTTTTTGATACAGGAAACGATTACAGAATTTTAGAACATAATATTAAACATTTAGGGTTAGAAAATAAATTTAAAAAAATAAACTATTTATTTTTAAGCCATTATCATAATGACCATACAGGAGGTTTGGAATATATATTATCAAATTCTATAATTGACAAGGTTTTTATTCCTGCTAAATTTCCAGACAATCTGATAAAAAAAATAAAAGAAAAATCCGAAATTGTAATTTGTAATACTATCACAAAAATAGATGAAAATATTTATTCTACAGGGACATTCGACGCAGATATTCCAGAACATTCTATTGTGTTAAAAACAAAAAAAGGGATAATAGTAATTGCAGGGTGTGCTCATCCAAAAATAGAAAATATTTTAACCTTTTCAAAAGAACATTTTGATGAAAAACTTCATGCTGTTATAGGTGGATTTCATTTTTATAAATTGTATGAAGAAAAATTATTTATTCGCCTGGATAGGATTAAAAAGACTGGTGTGGAATTTTTATTACCTTCACATTGTACAGGAATTGAAGCTATTAATGTTATGAATGTTGAATTTAAAGGTAGGATCATTAAATTTGGTGCAGGTACAACATTAGAAATTTAA
- a CDS encoding 1-phosphofructokinase family hexose kinase, with protein MIFTLTMNPSLDRYIYIDELVPDDTIRAKKLVDYPAGKGIDVSRVIKELGGVSVAISLLGGHNGRRIEEMLDEEGVIYSSIRIDHETRMNIILEEKTQYRMSMPGEKVKKEKLQKVFDILHSLVRNGDTIIISGSLPKGVDPDYYTGLIFSLKQWDATVFFDSDGENLKAGLEAEPYCIKPNTHELSRLLEEEIDERDKNIIAKYAKKTLEKYNLTEILVSMGKYGSVYANWDKAYYAYPVDLEVKSAVGAGDSFLAGYILKYEEDTLEAFKLANAAGNAAVLTPGTELCKKKDVLSLLPKIKIEKL; from the coding sequence ATGATATTTACTTTAACTATGAATCCATCATTAGACAGATATATTTATATTGATGAATTAGTACCTGATGATACAATTCGGGCTAAAAAATTAGTAGATTATCCTGCTGGTAAAGGAATTGATGTATCGAGAGTAATAAAAGAATTAGGGGGAGTTTCTGTAGCTATTTCTTTGTTAGGAGGACATAACGGTAGAAGAATTGAAGAAATGCTGGATGAAGAAGGTGTTATATATTCTTCAATAAGGATAGACCATGAAACGAGAATGAATATAATATTAGAAGAAAAGACACAATATAGAATGAGTATGCCTGGTGAAAAAGTTAAAAAAGAAAAGTTACAGAAAGTTTTTGATATTTTGCATTCATTGGTAAGAAATGGAGATACTATTATAATATCTGGAAGTTTACCAAAAGGAGTAGATCCGGATTATTATACAGGATTGATTTTTTCATTAAAACAATGGGATGCAACTGTATTTTTTGATTCTGATGGAGAAAATTTAAAAGCAGGGCTGGAAGCTGAACCATATTGTATTAAACCAAACACTCATGAATTATCAAGATTATTAGAAGAAGAAATAGATGAAAGAGACAAAAATATAATTGCAAAATATGCAAAAAAAACACTGGAAAAATATAATTTAACAGAAATATTGGTTTCAATGGGAAAATATGGAAGTGTCTATGCCAATTGGGACAAAGCATATTATGCATATCCAGTAGATTTAGAAGTTAAAAGTGCTGTTGGTGCAGGAGATTCATTTCTTGCAGGATATATACTAAAATATGAAGAGGATACATTAGAAGCATTTAAATTAGCAAATGCTGCAGGAAATGCAGCTGTTCTAACTCCTGGTACAGAATTATGCAAAAAGAAAGATGTTCTTTCATTACTACCAAAAATAAAAATAGAAAAATTATAA
- a CDS encoding 2-hydroxyacid dehydrogenase, whose translation MAKIAFTYEIPEIAEKKLINAGFEVWINRKNETLSHEEIVNLAKEYDALITLLSDKIDEEVIRTGKNGNLKIISNYAVGYNNIDVESAKKAGIYVTNTPGVLSDATADLAWALLFAVARKIVESDKFVRNGEFVGWRPKLFLGYDIKGKTLGIIGMGRIGKEMAKRAKGFEMKVLYYKRNRLSENEEKNLGVEYADLKTLIKESDYISLHTPLTEETYHLLDEEEFRLMKPNTIIINTARGPVINEKVLIKYLKERKIAGAGLDVYEEEPHIPQELLDLDNVVLTPHTGSATFETRNKMAEMVAENVIAALKGDVPPNNVY comes from the coding sequence ATGGCAAAAATCGCTTTTACTTATGAAATTCCTGAAATAGCAGAAAAAAAATTAATTAACGCAGGATTTGAAGTATGGATTAACAGAAAAAACGAAACGTTATCTCATGAAGAAATTGTTAATCTGGCAAAAGAATATGATGCTTTAATAACTTTATTAAGCGATAAAATAGATGAAGAAGTAATTCGCACTGGAAAAAATGGTAATTTAAAAATTATTTCCAATTATGCTGTTGGATATAATAATATTGATGTTGAATCTGCTAAAAAAGCTGGAATTTATGTAACAAACACACCAGGTGTTTTAAGTGATGCTACTGCTGATTTAGCCTGGGCATTATTATTTGCCGTTGCAAGAAAAATTGTTGAAAGTGATAAGTTTGTTAGAAATGGGGAATTTGTGGGTTGGAGACCTAAATTATTTTTGGGTTATGATATTAAAGGAAAAACCCTTGGTATAATTGGGATGGGGAGAATTGGAAAAGAAATGGCAAAAAGGGCTAAAGGGTTTGAAATGAAAGTGTTATACTATAAAAGAAACAGACTTTCTGAAAATGAAGAAAAAAATTTAGGTGTTGAATATGCTGATCTTAAAACTTTAATAAAAGAATCTGATTATATATCCTTGCATACACCACTTACTGAAGAAACCTATCATTTATTGGATGAAGAAGAATTTAGGCTAATGAAACCAAATACAATTATTATAAATACTGCAAGAGGTCCAGTTATAAATGAAAAAGTTTTAATAAAATACTTAAAAGAAAGAAAAATCGCCGGTGCTGGATTAGATGTATATGAAGAAGAACCACATATTCCACAAGAACTTTTAGATTTGGATAATGTTGTATTAACGCCTCATACTGGTAGTGCAACATTCGAAACACGAAATAAAATGGCTGAAATGGTTGCGGAAAATGTTATAGCTGCATTAAAAGGAGATGTTCCACCGAACAATGTATATTGA
- a CDS encoding dynamin family protein: protein MNIIDENVIERKQELCNLIDDLKLILKPMKKDKILEEIKNRISEPYTFMIVGEVNSGKSSFVNALLKSKELAKVSPQTCTDKINIIEYSDKPYEKELPDKYTKYIGRSFEILKNIRIVDTPGTNSMVTEHEKITESFIPNADLIIFVFPANNIEAGSAWNFFEKIVKKYNKNIIIVLTMKDIAKDEQIRINYENAKIRAKDKGKEVPVFITSSDLEFEGISDSGFEEIRNFILNTVTGSKREFGKLESLANQIRSLINSIKEDIYDRKNNLLNQENILNTIEKNIEISKKNSLNEVELWIKIILENYRNTAKKIKRKLEEEITLWNLLKRAFSKTQNLKILEDEIKDIFINNLLESTKQISAERSSKFIENIKNMLNRNLEELKNIEKNIDLKDMFYDFGEQRKKLIENTIEKIDSYIKEEKFLELIKEEKLKSINTTVFSGTGLSVLGIIIMMSTQISIFDISGGIITGIGVMTGTFFAAFKKKKILRKIGKKFDEGEEIIKNNLESNLYGIVDLIYNDIDILFSDFKSNILKEKETIEELEKTLNRYIRKIDNYINSLEG, encoded by the coding sequence TTGAATATTATTGATGAAAATGTAATTGAAAGAAAACAGGAATTATGTAATTTAATAGATGATTTAAAATTAATATTGAAACCAATGAAAAAGGATAAAATATTAGAAGAAATAAAAAATAGAATTAGTGAACCTTATACATTTATGATTGTTGGGGAAGTAAACTCAGGAAAAAGCAGCTTTGTTAATGCATTGCTTAAAAGTAAAGAATTGGCAAAAGTTTCTCCCCAAACATGTACAGACAAAATAAATATTATAGAATATTCTGACAAACCATATGAAAAAGAGTTACCAGATAAATACACTAAATATATTGGAAGGTCTTTTGAAATATTAAAAAATATTAGAATTGTAGACACTCCAGGAACAAATAGTATGGTTACTGAACATGAAAAAATTACCGAATCCTTTATACCAAATGCTGACCTTATTATATTTGTTTTTCCTGCGAATAACATTGAAGCAGGTAGTGCCTGGAATTTTTTTGAAAAAATTGTAAAAAAATATAATAAAAATATCATAATAGTTCTCACAATGAAAGATATTGCAAAAGATGAACAAATCAGAATTAATTATGAAAATGCTAAAATACGTGCCAAAGATAAAGGAAAAGAAGTTCCGGTATTTATAACTTCTTCAGATTTGGAATTTGAAGGTATTAGTGATTCTGGATTTGAAGAAATAAGGAATTTTATATTAAATACAGTGACAGGTAGTAAAAGAGAATTCGGAAAATTAGAATCTTTAGCCAATCAAATAAGATCATTGATAAATTCTATAAAAGAAGACATATATGATAGAAAAAATAATTTATTAAATCAGGAAAATATATTAAACACAATAGAAAAAAATATAGAAATATCAAAAAAGAATTCTTTGAATGAGGTTGAATTATGGATAAAAATAATATTGGAAAATTATAGAAATACGGCAAAAAAAATAAAAAGGAAATTAGAAGAAGAAATAACACTCTGGAATCTATTAAAAAGAGCATTTTCAAAAACTCAAAATCTAAAAATTCTGGAAGATGAAATAAAAGATATATTTATTAATAACCTTTTAGAATCTACCAAACAAATCTCTGCAGAAAGATCTTCAAAATTTATCGAAAATATTAAAAATATGTTGAATAGAAATTTAGAAGAATTAAAAAATATAGAAAAAAATATAGACTTAAAAGATATGTTTTATGATTTTGGAGAACAAAGAAAAAAATTAATAGAAAATACTATAGAAAAAATCGATTCATATATAAAAGAAGAAAAATTCTTAGAACTAATAAAAGAAGAAAAATTAAAATCAATTAATACTACAGTATTTAGCGGAACTGGATTGTCTGTATTAGGTATTATAATAATGATGTCAACACAGATTTCTATATTTGATATAAGTGGTGGAATTATAACAGGTATAGGAGTTATGACAGGAACGTTTTTTGCTGCTTTTAAAAAGAAAAAAATACTAAGAAAGATTGGAAAAAAGTTTGATGAAGGTGAAGAAATAATTAAAAACAATTTAGAATCGAATTTATATGGAATAGTCGATTTAATTTACAATGATATTGATATTCTATTTTCAGATTTTAAATCTAATATATTAAAGGAAAAGGAAACAATTGAAGAATTAGAAAAAACACTAAATAGATATATAAGAAAAATTGATAATTATATTAATTCTTTGGAGGGGTAA
- a CDS encoding rhomboid family intramembrane serine protease — MFPLRDINPSSKKPIVTISIIIINIIIFLFELILPFNIREAFIHYYGFIPKELTNAIVYRSISYIGLNIISIFTSMFLHGSFMHIIGNMWSLWLFGDNVEDKLGHFKFLLVYIISGYIASFTHYIFNINSPVVTIGASGAIAGVIGIYFVLFPFAKIQTLFLLLWFPFFVNIPAFIFIGLWFLTQVFNGLLSLVGPYYGSGVAWWAHIGGFIYGIYLAKKYKRESYYY; from the coding sequence ATGTTTCCGTTACGAGATATTAATCCTAGTAGTAAGAAACCTATAGTTACTATAAGTATAATAATTATCAATATAATTATTTTTTTATTTGAGTTGATATTACCTTTTAATATTAGAGAAGCTTTTATCCATTATTATGGTTTTATACCAAAGGAACTAACAAATGCCATAGTTTATAGATCCATTAGCTATATAGGATTAAACATAATATCTATTTTCACAAGTATGTTTTTACACGGTAGTTTTATGCATATTATCGGTAATATGTGGTCATTATGGCTATTTGGAGATAATGTGGAAGATAAATTGGGGCATTTTAAATTTTTATTAGTATATATTATCAGTGGTTATATCGCATCATTTACTCATTATATTTTTAATATAAATTCTCCTGTAGTAACTATAGGTGCATCTGGAGCAATAGCGGGTGTTATTGGTATATACTTTGTTTTATTTCCCTTTGCAAAGATTCAAACTTTATTTTTATTATTATGGTTTCCGTTTTTTGTAAACATTCCAGCATTTATTTTCATTGGTTTATGGTTTTTAACCCAAGTATTTAATGGATTATTATCTTTAGTAGGTCCATATTATGGCTCAGGCGTAGCTTGGTGGGCGCATATAGGCGGGTTTATATATGGTATTTATTTAGCAAAAAAATATAAGAGAGAATCATATTATTATTAA
- the rlmD gene encoding 23S rRNA (uracil(1939)-C(5))-methyltransferase RlmD, with translation MSDICNVFGKCGGCAYLNIEYEKQLSKKTEDILKILKDSNIEIKNYEGVLSSPLIYHYRNKMEYSFGNEFKDGPLTIGLRGKGKFYDVYSAKTCKIAPEDFGKIIEFSEKFFKDLPFRNYRKHKGYLRHLVMRKGFKTNEILLNISTSSELFHSYVENWAKEILNLELEGNIVSIYHTITDAKSTVVKADKLIKLYGKDYFEEEILGIKFKVGPFSFLQTNTLGSEVLYNKVLEYLDSNAKTGLDLYCGAGTITLLMAKKLEKVVGVEIIKEAVNAAKENAKDNNVKNVEFYLGDAKDIVKQIDDKLDTIVVDPPRAGLHKNVINFIMENKFDNVIYVSCNPSNFARDMIYLKELYEIEKFVFVDMFPHTKHLESVALIKRKTTEN, from the coding sequence ATGTCTGATATTTGCAATGTATTTGGAAAATGCGGAGGTTGTGCTTATTTAAATATTGAATATGAAAAACAATTATCAAAAAAAACAGAAGATATTCTCAAAATTTTAAAAGATAGTAATATTGAAATAAAAAATTACGAAGGAGTCTTATCTTCTCCATTAATTTATCATTATAGGAATAAAATGGAATATTCTTTTGGAAACGAATTTAAAGATGGACCTTTAACAATAGGATTAAGAGGAAAAGGAAAATTTTATGATGTATATTCTGCAAAAACTTGTAAAATAGCTCCTGAAGATTTTGGAAAAATAATTGAGTTTTCTGAAAAGTTTTTTAAAGATTTACCGTTTAGGAATTATAGAAAACATAAGGGTTATTTAAGACATCTTGTTATGAGAAAAGGATTTAAAACCAATGAAATTTTATTAAATATCTCAACATCTTCAGAACTCTTCCATTCATATGTTGAAAATTGGGCTAAAGAAATTTTAAATTTAGAATTAGAAGGAAATATTGTTAGTATTTATCATACAATCACTGATGCTAAATCCACTGTTGTTAAAGCAGATAAATTAATAAAATTATATGGAAAAGATTATTTTGAAGAAGAGATTTTGGGAATAAAATTTAAGGTTGGGCCCTTTTCTTTTTTACAAACAAACACATTGGGTTCTGAAGTTTTATACAACAAAGTTTTAGAATATCTTGATAGCAATGCTAAAACAGGATTGGATTTATATTGTGGTGCCGGAACAATAACATTATTAATGGCAAAAAAATTGGAAAAGGTGGTTGGTGTTGAAATAATCAAAGAAGCTGTAAATGCAGCTAAAGAAAATGCAAAAGACAATAATGTAAAAAATGTTGAATTTTATTTGGGAGACGCAAAAGATATAGTTAAACAAATAGATGATAAATTAGATACAATTGTCGTAGATCCTCCAAGAGCGGGATTACATAAAAATGTTATTAATTTTATTATGGAAAATAAATTTGATAACGTAATATACGTTTCATGCAATCCTTCGAATTTTGCAAGAGATATGATTTATTTAAAAGAACTTTATGAAATAGAAAAATTTGTTTTTGTTGATATGTTTCCACACACAAAGCACCTTGAATCAGTAGCATTGATTAAAAGGAAAACTACAGAGAATTAA
- a CDS encoding SHOCT-like domain-containing protein has product MKEELIRILNMVKNGTVEIEEAAELIETFYDTKNTKSNSTQKRKLVIKVNSSNGDKVNVKIPLGLIKMAKAMIPLSLAQQGTNMSKEQIDQIMEALENINFDEFEGENIIDVNSEDGDIVKIYIE; this is encoded by the coding sequence ATGAAAGAAGAATTGATAAGAATTTTAAACATGGTTAAAAACGGAACTGTAGAAATTGAAGAAGCAGCAGAACTAATAGAAACATTTTATGACACCAAAAACACAAAAAGCAATTCAACTCAAAAAAGAAAATTAGTGATTAAAGTTAACTCTTCAAACGGAGATAAGGTCAATGTCAAAATTCCGTTGGGATTAATAAAAATGGCAAAAGCAATGATACCATTAAGTCTTGCTCAGCAAGGGACCAATATGAGTAAAGAACAAATCGACCAGATTATGGAAGCATTGGAGAATATTAACTTTGATGAATTTGAAGGTGAAAATATAATTGATGTTAATTCTGAAGACGGAGATATTGTTAAAATTTATATTGAATAA
- a CDS encoding DUF2089 domain-containing protein codes for MYKALTICPICGEKMHIEVLRCSKCNSKLEGIFEMNEFASLSSENVEFLRLYLLNRGNLSKVSEVLKISYPTTLNKFNKLLSDLGYVSTEEINTDIKQDDTNLEKKKIIDDLEKGLISPKEAIEKLKLLKGVK; via the coding sequence ATGTATAAAGCACTTACAATTTGCCCAATTTGTGGAGAAAAAATGCATATAGAAGTTTTACGATGTTCAAAATGCAACTCTAAATTAGAAGGTATTTTTGAAATGAATGAATTTGCATCTTTGAGTAGCGAAAATGTTGAATTTTTAAGGCTTTATTTGTTAAATAGAGGAAACTTATCAAAAGTTTCGGAAGTATTAAAAATATCTTATCCAACTACTTTAAACAAATTTAATAAGCTCTTATCTGACTTGGGATATGTTTCAACTGAAGAAATAAATACAGATATAAAGCAGGATGATACAAATCTTGAAAAAAAGAAGATCATCGATGATTTAGAAAAAGGATTAATAAGTCCAAAAGAGGCAATTGAAAAATTAAAATTATTAAAGGGGGTTAAATAA
- a CDS encoding peroxiredoxin, which translates to MKYFKYNIGDPIDFEIIETNGNIIKNEDLKGKWIVLYFYPKDNTPGCTTEAKDFSSLIDEFKKLNAEVIGISPDDVEKHKKFISKHDLKIKLGSDENKELLERVGVWQKKKMFGKEYYGVVRTTVLIDPEGKIAYVWEKVKVKGHVEEVLNKIKELQN; encoded by the coding sequence ATGAAATATTTCAAATATAATATTGGAGATCCTATTGATTTTGAAATTATTGAAACAAATGGGAATATTATTAAAAATGAGGATTTAAAAGGAAAATGGATAGTATTATATTTTTATCCAAAAGATAATACGCCCGGATGTACTACTGAAGCAAAAGATTTTTCTAGTTTAATTGATGAATTTAAAAAATTAAATGCTGAAGTTATTGGCATAAGTCCAGATGATGTTGAAAAACATAAAAAATTTATTTCAAAGCATGATTTAAAAATTAAATTGGGATCAGATGAAAATAAGGAATTATTAGAAAGAGTTGGAGTATGGCAAAAGAAAAAAATGTTTGGAAAAGAGTATTATGGTGTTGTAAGAACAACAGTTTTAATAGATCCTGAAGGTAAAATTGCTTATGTATGGGAAAAAGTAAAAGTAAAAGGTCATGTGGAAGAAGTTTTAAACAAAATAAAAGAACTACAAAATTAA
- a CDS encoding methyl-accepting chemotaxis protein — protein sequence MKKSSLYVKLGIPIVLFVLLSLITYISTFTITKMQKDDGLVVNLAGRQRMLTQRMSKEALTYYIYKDQKTKDSLLNTIKVFDTTLNALKDGGKAPFDLAWKKMVNVPPAQPEAKAQLEKIKSLWDEFYAHMDKFLKNDDENSLKYILENNIPLLVEMNNGVTLFQKESEKKVSLMKKIQLTLFIINLLIGIYAFYILKKSLTPLKDLEKIAEGDLTVSANITSNDEIGIIAKKMYHLVGEKLRPTFDFIKRSMEGIKISSDNVSGSAQEANAIIEEFKAGFDMMAEESKIMERETDRTADSIKEISRSTDEVANAAIDLANVAGVLEQVTNEGKNVMFSLEEAITNASKETLKTIEEIKELENYAGKITEVIDQVSNIAEQTNLLALNAAIEAARAGEAGKGFAVVADEIRKLAEETRKATDEISNILGSIKTNVEKSTKQIFSVKDTVEKVTKNSSVLNDELNKILGQTSILSERAQTLAASAEEQNAASQTIAEAFSNVNESLNRYFENVQNMKESSNEIQAMSDNLAEIASDLQTSVDLLNNALSEFKF from the coding sequence ATGAAAAAAAGTAGTCTTTATGTGAAATTAGGTATACCAATAGTTCTGTTTGTTTTATTATCTCTTATTACATATATTTCAACCTTTACCATCACTAAAATGCAAAAAGATGATGGACTTGTTGTAAATCTTGCAGGAAGACAGAGAATGTTAACTCAAAGGATGTCGAAAGAAGCTTTAACCTATTATATATATAAAGATCAAAAAACAAAAGATAGTTTATTAAATACAATAAAGGTCTTTGATACTACTTTAAACGCATTAAAAGATGGTGGAAAAGCTCCTTTTGATCTCGCATGGAAAAAAATGGTGAACGTTCCGCCTGCACAACCTGAGGCTAAGGCTCAGCTTGAAAAAATAAAATCATTATGGGATGAATTTTATGCGCATATGGATAAATTTCTAAAAAATGATGATGAAAATTCTTTAAAATATATATTAGAGAATAATATTCCTTTACTTGTTGAGATGAACAATGGAGTAACTTTATTCCAAAAAGAATCGGAAAAAAAGGTTTCTTTGATGAAAAAAATTCAATTAACTTTATTTATTATTAATCTTTTAATAGGTATTTATGCATTTTATATTTTAAAAAAATCTCTTACTCCTTTAAAAGACCTTGAAAAAATCGCAGAAGGTGATTTAACAGTTTCGGCAAATATCACATCAAACGATGAAATTGGCATTATAGCAAAAAAAATGTACCATCTTGTTGGAGAAAAATTAAGGCCAACATTTGATTTTATAAAGCGAAGTATGGAAGGTATTAAAATTTCTTCAGATAATGTTTCGGGTAGTGCTCAGGAAGCAAACGCAATTATAGAAGAATTCAAAGCTGGTTTTGATATGATGGCGGAAGAATCTAAAATAATGGAGAGAGAAACTGATAGAACAGCCGATTCTATTAAAGAGATATCTCGTTCAACTGATGAAGTCGCAAATGCTGCAATTGATCTTGCAAATGTTGCAGGTGTTTTAGAACAGGTAACTAATGAAGGTAAAAATGTAATGTTTTCTTTAGAAGAAGCTATAACAAATGCTTCTAAAGAAACATTAAAAACCATTGAAGAAATAAAAGAACTTGAAAATTATGCAGGGAAAATTACAGAAGTTATAGATCAGGTTTCAAATATCGCAGAACAAACAAATCTATTAGCATTAAACGCTGCAATCGAAGCAGCAAGGGCCGGTGAAGCTGGAAAAGGTTTTGCTGTTGTTGCAGATGAAATACGAAAATTAGCTGAAGAAACAAGAAAAGCCACTGATGAAATTTCCAATATTTTAGGATCTATAAAAACAAATGTTGAAAAATCAACGAAACAAATTTTTTCAGTAAAAGATACTGTCGAAAAAGTTACAAAAAATTCTTCAGTATTAAATGACGAACTAAACAAAATTTTAGGTCAAACATCCATTCTTTCGGAAAGGGCTCAAACATTAGCTGCTTCAGCAGAAGAACAAAATGCAGCATCTCAAACAATTGCGGAAGCTTTCTCCAATGTAAATGAATCGCTTAATAGATATTTTGAAAACGTTCAAAACATGAAAGAATCCAGCAATGAAATACAAGCAATGTCTGATAATTTAGCTGAAATAGCTTCTGATTTGCAAACAAGTGTTGATTTATTAAATAATGCTCTATCTGAATTTAAATTCTAA
- a CDS encoding aldo/keto reductase, with protein MKINMSKSGLELSRIVQGMMRLNEWGFSKKELENFILKAIDFGVTTFDHADIYGNYTCEKIFGEALKSNSSLRNKIQIITKCGIMVKNEKYQRRVKHYNTSKIHIIESVENSLKNLNTDHIDLLLIHRPDPFMNPEEISEAFDELYNSGKVLYFGVSNFTIQQFKTLQSWVNVPLITNQIEISPYNIEHFENDNIYFLMEKRINPMAWSPLAGGNLFKINSEKASKIFYALKEIGKDFSIDSLDTIAYAWLLSHPAGIIPISGSGKIERLENAVKSLELKLSPEQWYIIYEAALGHRVP; from the coding sequence ATGAAGATAAATATGTCAAAAAGCGGATTAGAACTTTCTAGAATTGTTCAAGGGATGATGCGTTTAAATGAATGGGGGTTTTCAAAAAAAGAATTAGAAAACTTTATTTTGAAAGCTATTGATTTTGGAGTGACAACATTTGATCATGCTGATATATATGGCAATTACACATGTGAAAAGATTTTTGGAGAAGCGCTAAAATCAAATTCTTCATTAAGGAATAAAATACAAATCATTACTAAATGCGGTATAATGGTAAAAAATGAAAAGTATCAAAGAAGAGTTAAACATTATAATACCAGTAAAATACATATAATAGAATCTGTTGAAAATTCATTGAAAAATTTAAATACTGATCATATTGATTTGTTACTAATTCATAGACCAGATCCTTTTATGAATCCAGAAGAAATATCAGAAGCTTTTGATGAATTATATAATTCTGGGAAAGTTTTATATTTTGGTGTTTCTAATTTTACTATTCAACAATTCAAAACATTGCAATCATGGGTTAATGTCCCGCTAATTACAAATCAAATAGAAATTTCACCTTATAATATTGAACATTTTGAAAATGATAATATATATTTCTTAATGGAAAAAAGAATTAATCCAATGGCATGGTCACCTTTAGCTGGAGGGAATTTATTTAAAATTAATTCTGAAAAAGCCAGTAAAATATTTTATGCACTAAAAGAAATTGGAAAAGATTTTAGTATTGATTCATTAGACACAATTGCCTATGCATGGTTATTAAGCCATCCAGCTGGAATAATACCAATTTCAGGTAGTGGAAAAATTGAACGATTAGAAAATGCTGTTAAATCACTTGAATTAAAACTTTCACCGGAACAATGGTATATTATTTATGAAGCAGCATTAGGGCATAGGGTACCATAA